GGCGGATGGAACGAGGGATCCAGTCGATGGAACGAAGTTCGTCGAAGATAGAACCTCTGATTCGAGTCATCGCATAGGTCTTAAATTTGATCTGTCTATCCGGATCGAATTTTTCGATCGCATCTAGAAGTCCAAACACACCGTATGAAACAAGATCATCGAACTCAACGTTCTGAGGCATACCGATCGCGATACGACCAGCCACGTGTTTGACTAGAGGAGAATATTTTTCTACAAGATAACTGCGAATATTCTGGTCTTTAGTTGCCCTGTAGGACTTCCAAAGTTCGGTTTCATCCGTATTATTGTATTTTTCGAAAAGTTTGGACATAACTACGGGATGGGCTGGTCCTCTGCTTAAGAGTGTCGTGGACCAAACCGATTTGCAATAGCATTTTTTGACTCAAAAAAGGGAAATCAAGCAGTTTTTTGTCTCATTGGGTTTCTAGGCGGATTTACGCTAAAATCGCGGTGCCGGAGTTCCTACATTCAAAACCTCCGTGATCTCAGTAGCCTCAAAAAAACAAATGATCGCGGAGAGTTCACGGAGACGCAGAGCTGGAAAAGTAGGGATATTTCTTTCACTACCCGCGAAGGACGCGGCCTATTTTTCCTGGCTGCCGTCGTCTTTCGCGAGCATTGTACGGATCGCTTCCGCCATTAACTTAGGCTCGTTTTTGATCGCGATATTTTCTACGATGATATGATCCCCGAATTTATCCGCCTTTTTACGAGGGATCCCGCTCGCGGCAGCTCTCATTTCGTCTGCGCTGCCCGGAGAATCAAAATGAGGGGTAGAAGTATCCGTATCTGCATGTTCTGAGTAGGAATGACGACCTCCACCATCCAAACCATCCTCATCTCCGCTGGAATGAGCGCCGGTGAAATTACCCAACAATTCTAAAAACTCGGGAACTTTGGAAGCTAATACGGAATATACTCCGAATCCAAAAACAGCCATACCGACCGTGGATAAAAAGGTAATGAATATGATATGGCCGAAATAATTTCCGACCATGATGCCGCAGACCAGACTTACGATGAGTCCTAAAAAGGAGAAAAAAGCGAGGAAACCAATTTGCAGGTTCACTCTTCCTCGCTCTGTTGTTTTTCTCTCACATCCACAAAATTGAAAAACTTACGGAAGAATCCGGTGATCCCGGAATCATCTAAATTATCCATTTCTTGGTTGAGTAGAGAATATGTGATCCGATTCAAACAAGCTGCTGCCTTGCTCTTAGGCGAATGGATGATATACGGTTTTTGTTCCCGGATACTTTTTTCCACCTCGTCGTCTTGGAAGATGAATCCTAAATTTTCGACCCGAACTTCTAAGAACTGACCTGAGATATCGATCACACGATCCGCTACTTTTTTCCCTTCGATAGCGGAACGTACACGGTTCACCACCATCTTTAGATTTTTATCTCTGCTTTGGGAAACGATCGCTTTGATCAGTCCATAAGAGTCCGTGATTGCGGTAGGCTCCGGTGTAGTAACTACGATCACATCATCCGCAGGAAGTGTGAGTCCGATCACGTTAGAACTGATCCCTGCTCCTGTGTCTATGATCATATAATCATAAGAATCCAGATCGGCGAATCCTTTGATCAAATTATTTCTTTGGGTATCGTTCAGGTTCGCGAGTTGTGAATAACCGCTAGCGCCCGCGATGATATCCACTCCTTCCGGAGCTTGGATGATAATATCCTTTAAACTTTTATGTCCCTTGACTACGTGATATAAATTGTATTTAGGGATGATCCCTAAGATCACATTCACGTTAGCGAGTCCTAGATCTCCGTCGAATACTAGGACCTTCTGTCCTGCCTTTGCCATGGAGATGGCAAGGTTTACGGAGATAGTACTTTTACCGACCCCACCCTTTCCGGAAGCGATCGCTATAATCTTAGTCATAGGTTTGGTTGAAGACACGAGTTTCAAACTCGTATTACCCTCGGTAAGTTTCCGCAACTGAGTCGCTTGGTCCATCCTAACCTCTTTCTCTGGGACTTAGGTTTTCTACCGAAACCTTAAGCGGAGAATACTTCTCCACGGATCTCGATGAGTTTTTCCGGATTTACTGCGCATTCAGCGAGTTGGTGTTTTTCCGCTGGGATCATATCGAAGGGAACTTCTTGGCCAACACTTAAATGGGTAAAACCCTTATTAAGTGTATCGGCTAGTTCCAGAAATCCACCCAAAAATTCCGCTTCGTCCAGTTTAGTTAATAAAATTCTACGGAAACCAAGGGGTTCGTAGGCTTTCATTACGGAGTGGGTGTGATGATACGAAGATGTGGCGGATAATACAAGGATATTTTCTACGTTGTCCCTTTCTCCGAAAGCGGAAAGGTATCCGTACATTTTACTAAGCTGGTCCACATTGCGATGGCTGTAACCCGCAGTATCTATTAAGATCAGTTCCGATCCGTCTCTTGCCAGGGTCTCCTGAAAACGTTTCAGATCTTTTACGGCATAAAAAGGCATTTCCATGGTATCTGCGTAGCGTTTTAACTGCTCGATCGCAGCGATCCTATAGTTGTCAGTCGTGTAAAGAGACACTGATTTTCCCATATGAAGATGGTACTTAGCGGCTAGTTTTGCGATGCTAGTTGTTTTTCCGCTGCCTGTAGGTCCCACAAAGAAAACCACTTTTCTTTGTCCTCTTCTGGTTCCTTTAAAAATGTCCGGTTCCACCTGCACTCTTTCGGAAAGAACCTCTACAATTTTTTCCTGAACTGCAACTGTCCGGGAACGATCCAAAGGAGAAAGTCTCTGCTCCGCTTGGGAAATAATTTCTTCCGCATAAGCCTCGCTCATTCCTTCTTTGACAAGCTTATCCCTCATTTTAAGGATATTGGAATCCTGCTCTTTACGGACCTTTCTGGAAATTTTAGGCTCGAATTCTTTGGAGAAAGAAAGTCCTAAATTCTCTTCGGATTCTATCGCTTCGGAAGTGACTTCTATCAGTTCTTTCGGCAAAGAAGAAGCTCTGCTTGGGCGAGAAGTTCTTTCTTCCCAGCTAGGCAATTCTTCTAGGCTTCTTCTTTTTTCGGATCCAAGAGTGGACTTTTGTTTGAGTAGTTCTTTTAGGTCTTGGAGTTTTTTCTCCACCTTCTCTCTGGAACTTGCCTTTTCAGGAATTCCAACTTGGATCTCCACAACCTTGCGGGCCATAAGTCCAGTCCCGAAAACCCCGCCTTCGGTCAAAATCCTATGTTCGATGACATGGGCTTCCGGGCCATATTTCATCTTCATCTGCATTAGGCAGTCCTGTAGATCCTTGCCCCTAATCTTTGCGAAATCCATGTGATCCTCCTGTTTTTTCGATTAAAATATTACGTTTTACTAAACCACTTCCGCGGGTTCCGCCGCCTGGGCTTGTGCAATCCTAAGTTCGCCTGCGATTACCGTCGGAACGGATGAATGAACTTCTTCCAATGCAAGAACCGCGAAGTTCCTAGGCGGGAATTCTTTCGCTAAAAAATAAGCGAAAGGCATTCTTACTTCTCTGTTCACCACGTAGATCGGGAATCCTCTTCCTTCTTGGACTTTGCGGTTCATATCCGCTACTGATTCCAAAAGTCTTCTTTGGAAATCCGGAGGAAGTACCAAAATATCCCTTCCTTCCAAACGATCCTGTGCCAGAGACTTGTTCAATCTGTCGAGCACCCGGCCTTCTACCACGATGACTTGTAATTTTCCATCCACCATATAATCTTTTACGATCGTATTGGAGATAGATTGTCTTACGAATTCCGTAAGAACATATGGGTTCGGATACTTGCCCATCTTGTTTGCAACTGTTTCCAAAATTGGGACAAGATTGCGGATCCCCAAACCTTCTCTGAGAAGATTCTGAAGTACTTGCTGCAACATTCCCAAATTCCCCGGTTTGTCCGCTTCCAATTCTTGGATAAGTGTCGGATACTGAGATCTGTAATGATCCAAAAGTTTTTTGACTTCTTCTCTTCCGAGCAAACTGGAAGCGTGAGTCGCAAGTAATTCTCTCAAATATGTGATGATTACGGTAGAAGAGTCCACCACGATAAAACCTTTGGACTCCGCATCTCCTTTCGAATCCGCAGAGATCCATTTCGCGGTCCTCCCATAAGCAGGTTCCATGAAAGATTCTCCTTCGATAGAAGAAAGATCCTGGCTTTCCGCGGAAGGCATTGCCATTAGTTTTTCAGGACGGATTGTACTGGAGCCTACTTCCACTCCATTGATCTTGATCGTGAATTGATCCGGAGGTATTTCCAAATTATCTAATATACGGATCGGAGGAATAACGATCCCGCTTTCACGAGCGAATTTTCCCCTTAAATTGGAAATTTGGTCCATCAATGTTCCGCCTTGAGTAGCGTCCACGAGTGGTACCAAATGATAACCGAATTCTATCTCGATAGGCTCGATCCTAAGTTCGTCGTAATAGTCTCTAGGTTTGCGGTCTCCGACGGCCTCTTTTTCCTTCTTCTCCAAAACCTCTAGCTGTTCTTGGACTGTTCTTTCAAGTGAGTAAGCTAGATATGCAAGTCCTCCCGCAAGAAGTACCATCGGGATAAAAGGTAACCCGGGAATAAATGAACCGAGCCCCATAGAGGCGGCGACTACATACAATACCTTGGAGTTTGCAAATAGCTGCGTCTTAAATTGTTTTGCGAGATCCGATTCGGAACCTGAACGAGTAACTATGATACCTGTAGCGACTGTAGTGAGAAGCGCAGGGATCTGGGAAACAAGTCCGTCACCAATGGTGAATTTTCCGTAAGTTTCGACTGCAGCTATGAAAGATTCACCTCGGATACTTGCACCGATGATAACTCCACCGATCAGGTTGATCCCTGTGATGATCAGCCCTGCTCTCACGTCCCCTTGCACGAATTTACTCGCTCCATCCATGGAACCGTAAAAGTCCACTTCTGCTTCTATCTTCTTTCTACGTTTTCGGGCTTCTGCCTCGTTTATGTTCCCGGTAGAAAGTTCCATATCGATTGCCATTTGTTTACCAGGCAATGCATCCAACGTGAACCTTGCTGCCACTTCGGAGATACGGGTCGCACCTTTAGTGATCACAAGCACCTGAACGATCACTAAAATTAAGAAGATAATAAATCCAACTACATACTTACTTAAACCGGATTCACTTCCCACTATAAAGGAACCGAATGCGTCGATGATCGCACTATTTACCGCAGGACCTTTCGACAAAATTTGTCTGGTTGTAGAAACGTTCAGAGCCAATCGATAGATCGTTGTGATCAATAATAAGCTAGGAAAAATAGAGAATTCAGCCGGCTCCTTGATAGACAAAGAAGTCAAAACGATGAGTAAACTTAATGCCAAGCTGAATAAGATCAGAATGTCTAAAATAAATCCCGGTAATGGAACGACTAACATCCCGACGACAGCTACCGCTCCCGCACCCAGGATGAAGTCGGATTGTGTATACCATTTCTTATCCATAATATTCTCCTAGGCTTAAGAAGCGTTTCGGAACGCTCTCCGGAAAGATTCGAGTTTCGTAAAGATCACACTTAGGGCGGTATAGAATTTAGCAGGAACTTCCTGTCCAATCTCCACCTCGTCATAAAGTGTCCTTGCCATTGGGCGGTCTTCGACTGTTGCGATATCGTTCGCCTTTGCCACCCGGATAATACGTAATGCGAAATCGTCGACACCCTTTGCGATCACGACAGGCGCTCTGTGTTTGTTCGGTTTATACTCTAATGCCACCGCAAAGTGGGTCGGGTTGGTAATGACCACGTCCGCTTTGGGAACTTCTGCCAGCATCTTGCTCTTTTTGATCTGGTCTCTGGCCATTTGTCTTCTTCTGGCTTGTAAAGAAGGGTCCCCGTCCTGTTCCTTCATCTCTCTTTTGGATTCGGAAGGAGTCATTTTGAGTGCTTCTTCGTATTCGTATCTTTGGAAGAAGTAATCCCCGATACTGATCGCGAGAAGTAGTATACCTACTACTATAAAAATTTTGAATGCAGTGTAAGTGATTAATGCTACCGATTCTTCGAGCCCCATATTCCCGAGCATGAGTATCTTGAAGAAGTCCTTCTCTATAACAAAATAGGAAACCCAAGCGATCGCGGCTACTTTGACTAAGGACTTACCTAAGCTGAATAATGTCTGGCGATTCGGAAGTACCTTTTTGAAATTAGGACGTATCCTTCCGAAATTGAAAGCCAATGCACGAGGTGCGAATAAAAATCCAGTTTGAACAACATTACCAACAATCGCAGCAACCACTGTGATCCCCATTAAAGGAAGAAGCAGCTGCGTAATATCCACAAGAGCATTGTTCAGAAGTTCACTTACTGTTTCGGAACTAACCACATTCGCTGAACGTATTCCGAAAAAATATTTTCTCAAAAGATAATAGGATCTCATGAAAAAATATTCTCCCATGAGATACATCAGAACGATGCCTGCGAGTAGAACGATCGCGGATGCGACTTCGGGGCTCTTAGGAACGTTTCCTTTTTCTCTTTCTTCCCTTCTTCTTCTTTCGCTGGCAGGTTGTGTACGTCCTTCGTCTTCCGCTGCGAATAATTGCAGGTTGATCCGAAAAGGAACAGCAGCGGGCTGTGGGCGTGGAGTCGCGTGTAGGAATTCCAACATCGCATCAGAGAAAAGTCCCGACATCTTCTTCCAAAAGGATCCCATTAGTTCGGCCATCCTTTCAGCATTAGGTTCATCTTCTCGAAAGAAAGTTGGAATGCATTGTCCATCTGAGTGATCAAAAAAGGAACAATCAGGATCATAACTACAAGACCGATCGCGATCTTGATGGGAAAGCTAAGCTGTAGAATATTCAACTGAGGAGCGGCTTTGCCCATCAAAGCTTCCGAAACAGTAACTAAGAATAGAACTCCAAGAATCGGCAGGGAAATTTTGAAAGCCACCAGGAACATAGCACCGATCGCCTCTTCCATCGCCTTGTAAAGACCGTCTTGGATCTCTGGCACAAGTTTCAAAACCTGCACCTTCTCGAATGAATATACCAAACTTTCGAATAGAAAACGGTAAGCTCCGAGTGAGAGGAACAGAAGCATACCCAACATATTCTTAAGAGTACTGATCACAGGAAGACTTGTTTGAGAGATAGGATCCAAGATCTCAGCGTAACCGAAACCAAGTTGGACGTTAAAAAATTCTCCCGCCATTTGGAAGGAAGAGAATACCAAACTCACTAAAAATCCCATTAGCACACCGATCAATACCTCAGCCATCACGATTAAACCGTAATCAGTCATATTGCCCGGGATCGGAGGAACAAAACCTGCACTTACAGGAAATAAAATTACGGAGATCAGAAAACCAAGAGTCATCCTTTGCGCAAAAGTGATGGAAGCAAAGGAGAACACAGGAGCCACGGATAGAAGCCCCACGATCCTTGCCAGGATCAGAAGAAACACTTGGAAATTTCCTACAAAGTATTCCATTTTTTGAATCTAAAACTTCTCTATCATCAGGAAAAGATCCCTGGTATAATCAGTCATTGTCTGGAGCATCCAACCCGCAAAGATCACGATCACTGCAAAAATGGATAATAATTTAGGAACAAAAGCGATCGTAGGCTCTTGGATAGAAGTTGTGGTTTGTAAAATACCTATGATCAACCCTACCACCATCGCAGTCAGCAGGATGGGAGAAGAAAGTTTCAGAGTCACAAACAATGCGTCTCTGATCAGAGTGATTGCATCTACTTCCGTCATTTATAACTCCTCACGAGCTCGTAGACGATTAAATTCCAACCATCCACAAGAACGAATAAGATCAATTTAAACGGCAAACTTACCATCACAGGAGGAAGCATATTCAAACCCATGGAGAGAAGTGCGGAAGCCACCACAAGATCCACTACGATAAACGGAATAAATATGATAATCCCGATCCAAAACGCCTTCTTTATCTCTGAAAGCATGAACGCGGGAATAAGAACATAATTCGGAACATCGTCGAATGATTCTACATTCTCCACTTTTCCGATCTTTAAAAATAGAGCCACATCCTTGGCTCCGCTTGTACCGATCTGCCTCATCATAAATTCTCTAAGAGGGATCATGGACTTATCAAAAAATTCGTTTGTATCTATCTTGCCTTCCATGTACGGATTCAGACCTTTCTCATACACGATATTCAAGGTGGGAGCCATGATAAAGAATGTCATGAATAACGCTAAGCCCACCATTACCTGATTAGGCGGAAGGTTCTGGATAGAAAGTGCCCTTCTCACAAAATCCAGAACGATCACTATCTTAGTGAAAGAAGTCAGGGACATCACGATTGCAGGAGCCAAAGAAAGAATGGTAACCAAGAAAAGGATCATCAAAGAAAGACTCGTTTCTCTAGGACCTTTTGCCTCGTTCACATTGATATTCAGATTTGGGATAGGGATCCTAGGCGCATTTGCTTGGGCGAAAGTATCCTCGGGGATCGCAATTATCAAAACGGCAAAAAGAAGGACTCCCGAAAGTATCTTCCACATAATAAATTTATGTCTCATACCTTCAGAAAACTCTTTCCCTGCCTTTGTAGCGAACCCCTCTCCCACTTTTCCCCCTAGTTCAAATCGAATAATCCGTTCTCCAGACTATTCCTTTCCTTCTTAATTTCGTCTAACTTCTCTTTGAGTTTTCTCTGTTTCTCTTTTCTTTCACTTGGAGTTTGGCGAAGAGTTTGTTCTTCATCTTCCGACTTTCCGGTCAGACGAATATTCAAATCCTTTAATTGTTCCAGAGCAGTGACTAAGAAACCGCCTTCCGGAGGTTTAAATTCGTCTCTCATTCTCTGGAGCCTTGCCTTAGTTTCCGTATCCGTAATTTCGGAAATTAAATTAATACCGTTATCCGCCACACCCAATACGAAAATTTGCCCAGTCACTTCCACGATTTGTAACTGTTTGTTCGTGCCCAGGTTCAAACTCCCAAGAAGATTCATTTCTCCTCGAACGGGAAGAGAACCTTCTCTGGATTTTGCAAGAGTCCTTAAGACCCAATATGCAGCTCCACAAAGAATCCCTAATACAAGAACGATCCTAAATAAGATCCCTGCGAGACTTGGTCCATCCGAAACAGGCTTATATCTTTCTTCCACAGGATTCGGCGCTGACTCAGTTGCCGCTTCCTTCTTCTCCTCTTGTTTAGGAGTAGAAGGTGCCGAAGATTCAGGGGCCTTTTTGTCAGCAGTGCCCAATTCCCTCTTGAGAACTTCGTCCATTTGTTCTCTTTCGGAACCTTGGGAGTATAATCCTCCGGCAATACCCGATAAAATACAAAAGACTCCGAACGCCAAAGCGAGGGAGCCGAATCCTGAAAAAAACGAATGGATCGTTTGAAAAATTCGGCTCATCCGCCTCCCGACTCCGGCTTGATCCTATCGGCCGGACTTACGATATCCGTTACACGCACACCGAAGTTTTCGTCGATGACCACAACCTCTCCCTTCGCGATCAACTTACCGTTCACTAAAAGATCCACCGGCTCACCTGCCAACTTGTCCAACTCTATGATGGAACCTTCTCCCAAACCTAAGATATCTTTAATATACATCTTGGTTCTTCCGAGTTCCACGGTCACGGACATCTGAACGTCCATGAGAAGATTCAGGTTCGGAGTGCCTTGGGCGCCGCTTGCAGTTGCAAGATTCGGGAAAGAAACTCCCTTCATTCCTACTTGGGAAATTCCTCCGCCGCCCATTCCACCTTGGTAGCCGCCGCCACCATAATCTCCGCCTCCCCCTCCTCCGGATCTTTTGGAAAGGGAGAGAATATCATTCGCCATGGATAAAGATAGAATGAACTGAACTCTAAAAGATGGAAGTCCTTCAATCGCTAAATTGAAGAAGGTCCGCACAAGTGGATCACCTTCCGGGAGCACCAATGCGGCAGGAGAAGTTACATGCCTGGTCTCAGCAGGAGAACCATTCACTCCGCCACCTGTCTTAGCAGCGATCTGAGATTGAAGCGCTCCCATAATAGGAGTCAAACTATCTCTTAGAGTTTGGAGCTGGCCTTCGTCCAGACCGCCTGAATCGAAACCACCCATCATCATGTTTGCGATACGAGCCGCATTATCGGCCCCCATCGCAAGAACAACTCTTCCGTTCAGATTTCCTGAATAGGTAGAATATAATAAAAACGTGTTGGACTTAAGTTCCGCTTCCACATCCTTCCGGGACTTTGCCTCGGAAGTCGGATTCATGAAGTTGGAAGTTTTAGAAAGAATAGCTGCTAAGGTATTCCCTGCAGTCATAAAACAATGAGAAAGAAAGTCAGACAGAAGATCCCTATCTACCGGAGAAAGACCGGCAGCTTCCTTGGACCCGCCTCCGGCAGCCATGCTGCTGCCTGGATCAAATGAATCGTTTGCACCCGCTAAAAGGGCGTCTATTTCTTCCTGGGAAAGGGATCCTTCACCCATATTGGGCACTCTCTCTTAGTTTTGGATTAGGAGACATAATAAAAAGAAATTTGTCGACCCTTTTTTTTCTTGCTCAGAAAATCGGTAGGAAAAGGCCGGGGGCTTATTAGATAAAAGCCTAGTTTTGGAGTGAAAACAAGTATATTTTGGTTAAAAAGAAATCAGGTCTCCACTGTCTCGATCAGAAAAGAAGAAAGGTCCACATATTGAGAAGCGTTTCCATGGATGTCGATCCCCACAAGCTTGCCTTCCGCATCCAAATCGATATTCAGATCCGTGTTCACTTCCCTGGTTTCAGTCGAAGGACGGTCAGATAAATCGATATAGACAGAATCAGTTTCAGGAAAATGGGTAATTTTCATCTTTTAAATCCCCGATCGAAAAAGGCATTATGAACGGTTTTGCGATCTTCTAAAGTAATAACACGAAGGTATTTTTGGGCCTCGTCAATCCATTTCCAGTAGCGAAATCTTTTATCGATCTGGATCACTTTATAATCAGGATTGGAGATCGTCTCTTTCACCCAGTCCAAACGAATGTCAGGCCGCCTTTCCAATACCAGATTTTTTCGATTTTTTGCGTAGATTGGACTTGACTGGCAATTGGAAGTCTCGTATTTTACCAAACGGTAAATTAACTAAATGGTTAAATACGAGACACAATCCGATCGACTGAGCAATACTTTCGCCGCTTTGGCAGACCCAACCAGGAGGGAAATCCTTCTCTATTTAGTCTCCGGAGAAGCTACCGTAAAGGAATTGGCGGAACCTTTTAATATGAGCCTGCCCGGCATTTCTAAACACCTGAAGGTTTTGGAAAAAGCAGGGCTAATTGAAAGAGGAAGAGAGGCGCAATGGAGGCCCTGTAAGATCCGACCGGATGGTCTAAAGGAAGCTTCCGGTTGGTTGGATCATTACCGCCATTTCTGGGAAGAAAGTTTGGATCGTTTGGATGCATATCTACAACAACTCCAAGCTCAAAATAAAGAGCCGGAAAAATAGATCGGTTATACCGGGAATTTGTCCCGGTGCTATATTAGAATTATATAAAAAGGTACATTCAGAATGTCTGAAATTAAAACTGAAAACACGACCAAAGCCACTAAAAAAGAGTGGATCGGCCTGGCAGTGATCGCATTGCCCTGCCTGCTATATGCGATGGATTTAACTGTTCTTTATCTTGCGGCTCCTCAATTGACTGCGGATCTGAATCCTACTCCTTCTCAACAATTATGGATCATGGATATTTACGGATTTTTAGTCGCAGGTTTTCTTGTGATCATGGGAAATCTGGGAGATAGAATAGGTCGTCGTAAACTTCTTCTTTATGGGGCAGCGGCATTCGGAGTGGCATCCGTTCTTGCTGCATTCTCCCCTAGTTCCGAAATTTTGATCCTAACACGAGCGATCTTAGGGATCACGGCGGCAACTTTGGCTCCTTCTACCCTATCATTAATTCGTAATATGTTTTTAGATCCGGAAGAGAGAACTTTTGCGATCGGTATCTGGGGAATGAGTTTTTCCTTAGGCGGAGCGATCGGTCCTCTTGTAGGCGGAGTTCTACTGGAATATTTCTGGTGGGGTTCCGTTTTTTTGATGAGCGTTCCTATTATGATACTTCTTCTAATCGTTGGACCTAAACTTCTTCCTGAATTCAAAGATCCGAATGCAGGCAAGATGGATCTGCCAAGTGCGGTTCTATCCTTAGTATCCGTGCTTTCTATCATCTACGGCTTAAAGCAGATCGCAGAGAACGGTTTGGGAATTGTTTCCGCTCTTACCATACTTGCAGGGCTTTTAGTCGGAGCTATCTTCGTCAAAAGACA
The nucleotide sequence above comes from Leptospira dzoumogneensis. Encoded proteins:
- a CDS encoding MinD/ParA family protein translates to MDQATQLRKLTEGNTSLKLVSSTKPMTKIIAIASGKGGVGKSTISVNLAISMAKAGQKVLVFDGDLGLANVNVILGIIPKYNLYHVVKGHKSLKDIIIQAPEGVDIIAGASGYSQLANLNDTQRNNLIKGFADLDSYDYMIIDTGAGISSNVIGLTLPADDVIVVTTPEPTAITDSYGLIKAIVSQSRDKNLKMVVNRVRSAIEGKKVADRVIDISGQFLEVRVENLGFIFQDDEVEKSIREQKPYIIHSPKSKAAACLNRITYSLLNQEMDNLDDSGITGFFRKFFNFVDVREKQQSEEE
- the flhF gene encoding flagellar biosynthesis protein FlhF translates to MDFAKIRGKDLQDCLMQMKMKYGPEAHVIEHRILTEGGVFGTGLMARKVVEIQVGIPEKASSREKVEKKLQDLKELLKQKSTLGSEKRRSLEELPSWEERTSRPSRASSLPKELIEVTSEAIESEENLGLSFSKEFEPKISRKVRKEQDSNILKMRDKLVKEGMSEAYAEEIISQAEQRLSPLDRSRTVAVQEKIVEVLSERVQVEPDIFKGTRRGQRKVVFFVGPTGSGKTTSIAKLAAKYHLHMGKSVSLYTTDNYRIAAIEQLKRYADTMEMPFYAVKDLKRFQETLARDGSELILIDTAGYSHRNVDQLSKMYGYLSAFGERDNVENILVLSATSSYHHTHSVMKAYEPLGFRRILLTKLDEAEFLGGFLELADTLNKGFTHLSVGQEVPFDMIPAEKHQLAECAVNPEKLIEIRGEVFSA
- a CDS encoding flagellar biosynthesis protein FlhA is translated as MDKKWYTQSDFILGAGAVAVVGMLVVPLPGFILDILILFSLALSLLIVLTSLSIKEPAEFSIFPSLLLITTIYRLALNVSTTRQILSKGPAVNSAIIDAFGSFIVGSESGLSKYVVGFIIFLILVIVQVLVITKGATRISEVAARFTLDALPGKQMAIDMELSTGNINEAEARKRRKKIEAEVDFYGSMDGASKFVQGDVRAGLIITGINLIGGVIIGASIRGESFIAAVETYGKFTIGDGLVSQIPALLTTVATGIIVTRSGSESDLAKQFKTQLFANSKVLYVVAASMGLGSFIPGLPFIPMVLLAGGLAYLAYSLERTVQEQLEVLEKKEKEAVGDRKPRDYYDELRIEPIEIEFGYHLVPLVDATQGGTLMDQISNLRGKFARESGIVIPPIRILDNLEIPPDQFTIKINGVEVGSSTIRPEKLMAMPSAESQDLSSIEGESFMEPAYGRTAKWISADSKGDAESKGFIVVDSSTVIITYLRELLATHASSLLGREEVKKLLDHYRSQYPTLIQELEADKPGNLGMLQQVLQNLLREGLGIRNLVPILETVANKMGKYPNPYVLTEFVRQSISNTIVKDYMVDGKLQVIVVEGRVLDRLNKSLAQDRLEGRDILVLPPDFQRRLLESVADMNRKVQEGRGFPIYVVNREVRMPFAYFLAKEFPPRNFAVLALEEVHSSVPTVIAGELRIAQAQAAEPAEVV
- a CDS encoding EscU/YscU/HrcU family type III secretion system export apparatus switch protein → MLEFLHATPRPQPAAVPFRINLQLFAAEDEGRTQPASERRRREEREKGNVPKSPEVASAIVLLAGIVLMYLMGEYFFMRSYYLLRKYFFGIRSANVVSSETVSELLNNALVDITQLLLPLMGITVVAAIVGNVVQTGFLFAPRALAFNFGRIRPNFKKVLPNRQTLFSLGKSLVKVAAIAWVSYFVIEKDFFKILMLGNMGLEESVALITYTAFKIFIVVGILLLAISIGDYFFQRYEYEEALKMTPSESKREMKEQDGDPSLQARRRQMARDQIKKSKMLAEVPKADVVITNPTHFAVALEYKPNKHRAPVVIAKGVDDFALRIIRVAKANDIATVEDRPMARTLYDEVEIGQEVPAKFYTALSVIFTKLESFRRAFRNAS
- the fliR gene encoding flagellar biosynthetic protein FliR, with product MEYFVGNFQVFLLILARIVGLLSVAPVFSFASITFAQRMTLGFLISVILFPVSAGFVPPIPGNMTDYGLIVMAEVLIGVLMGFLVSLVFSSFQMAGEFFNVQLGFGYAEILDPISQTSLPVISTLKNMLGMLLFLSLGAYRFLFESLVYSFEKVQVLKLVPEIQDGLYKAMEEAIGAMFLVAFKISLPILGVLFLVTVSEALMGKAAPQLNILQLSFPIKIAIGLVVMILIVPFLITQMDNAFQLSFEKMNLMLKGWPN
- the fliQ gene encoding flagellar biosynthesis protein FliQ is translated as MTEVDAITLIRDALFVTLKLSSPILLTAMVVGLIIGILQTTTSIQEPTIAFVPKLLSIFAVIVIFAGWMLQTMTDYTRDLFLMIEKF
- the fliP gene encoding flagellar type III secretion system pore protein FliP (The bacterial flagellar biogenesis protein FliP forms a type III secretion system (T3SS)-type pore required for flagellar assembly.); its protein translation is MRHKFIMWKILSGVLLFAVLIIAIPEDTFAQANAPRIPIPNLNINVNEAKGPRETSLSLMILFLVTILSLAPAIVMSLTSFTKIVIVLDFVRRALSIQNLPPNQVMVGLALFMTFFIMAPTLNIVYEKGLNPYMEGKIDTNEFFDKSMIPLREFMMRQIGTSGAKDVALFLKIGKVENVESFDDVPNYVLIPAFMLSEIKKAFWIGIIIFIPFIVVDLVVASALLSMGLNMLPPVMVSLPFKLILFVLVDGWNLIVYELVRSYK
- the fliO gene encoding flagellar biosynthetic protein FliO, whose amino-acid sequence is MSRIFQTIHSFFSGFGSLALAFGVFCILSGIAGGLYSQGSEREQMDEVLKRELGTADKKAPESSAPSTPKQEEKKEAATESAPNPVEERYKPVSDGPSLAGILFRIVLVLGILCGAAYWVLRTLAKSREGSLPVRGEMNLLGSLNLGTNKQLQIVEVTGQIFVLGVADNGINLISEITDTETKARLQRMRDEFKPPEGGFLVTALEQLKDLNIRLTGKSEDEEQTLRQTPSERKEKQRKLKEKLDEIKKERNSLENGLFDLN